A genomic region of Phycisphaerae bacterium contains the following coding sequences:
- a CDS encoding MFS transporter — MLRPYLELPRAIYILCLGTLINRAGTFLISFLTFYLKESLGFDTDFATFAMGVFGFGSIAAALTSGHLADRIGRRTVMVGSLLGASAILMFFGRLTSPWAIITAIFLFAFISDMYRPAAAAMIADIVEPVRRPAAYGLMYVTVNLGMAISPLVGGYIAEYSYQWLFYGDALTSSAYAAILFMAIRETLPKRSAAAAAGEPSHHESPGEHLSIGATALRILRDRPFVIFCLATHLIGITYMQSHTTLPLHLGSLGFGPRAYGQIVSVNAALIVLVQLPFTTYLLRFRREAVLVVSAVITAVGFGLTGLAVTGWQFVFTVVVWTIGEMMQSPYMQTTVADLAPKSLRGTYMGVFTMSFASALMVGSPVGGQILKHLGSGALWTACLLFGLTGAALYHSIRHDIRAPREAPIE, encoded by the coding sequence ATGCTCAGGCCCTATCTCGAACTCCCGCGGGCGATCTACATCCTCTGCCTCGGCACGCTCATCAATCGCGCGGGCACCTTTCTCATTTCGTTCCTCACCTTTTATCTGAAGGAGTCGCTGGGCTTCGATACCGACTTCGCCACTTTCGCGATGGGCGTGTTCGGATTCGGATCGATCGCCGCCGCGCTCACCAGCGGGCATCTCGCCGATCGCATCGGTCGGCGAACGGTCATGGTCGGCAGCCTGCTGGGGGCCTCGGCCATCCTGATGTTCTTCGGTCGCCTGACGTCGCCCTGGGCGATTATCACGGCGATCTTTCTTTTTGCTTTCATCAGCGACATGTACCGCCCCGCGGCCGCGGCCATGATCGCCGACATCGTCGAACCGGTCCGGCGGCCCGCCGCCTACGGGCTGATGTATGTGACCGTCAACCTCGGCATGGCTATCTCTCCCCTCGTCGGCGGATACATCGCCGAATACTCCTATCAATGGCTCTTTTACGGCGATGCCCTGACCAGTTCGGCCTACGCGGCCATTCTCTTCATGGCCATCCGCGAAACGCTGCCGAAGCGCAGCGCCGCTGCGGCTGCCGGGGAACCCTCGCACCACGAATCCCCGGGCGAGCACCTCTCCATCGGCGCCACGGCCCTGCGCATCCTCCGCGATCGCCCCTTTGTGATCTTCTGCCTGGCGACGCACCTGATCGGCATCACCTACATGCAGTCCCACACGACGCTGCCGTTGCACCTGGGCTCGCTCGGATTTGGACCCAGAGCTTACGGCCAGATCGTCTCGGTCAACGCCGCGCTGATCGTCTTGGTGCAACTGCCCTTTACGACCTATTTGCTTCGCTTCCGCCGGGAGGCGGTCCTCGTCGTCAGCGCTGTCATCACCGCCGTCGGCTTCGGCCTTACCGGTCTCGCTGTCACGGGGTGGCAATTTGTATTCACGGTCGTGGTCTGGACGATTGGCGAGATGATGCAGTCCCCCTACATGCAGACGACGGTCGCCGACCTGGCCCCCAAGTCGCTGCGCGGCACCTACATGGGCGTCTTCACGATGTCCTTCGCCAGCGCGCTCATGGTCGGCTCACCGGTCGGCGGGCAAATCCTCAAGCACCTGGGCTCCGGCGCGTTATGGACCGCGTGTTTGCTCTTCGGATTGACAGGCGCGGCGCTGTACCACTCCATCCGCCA